GCGGAACCCATCGCGCTGTGCCAGTGGTTCGAGAGGCTGTGCATGGCGGCTTTCGGCTTGCCGGAGCTGGCGGAGGTATGGATGATTGAGACAGGCCTCGACATCTCCGTTGCGGAAGTGAAACTCGCTTCCGTCCGGTTGAGTGCGTCAGTGATGAACGTTTCGAGCTTCGCCGCGTCGAGCGTCATCGTCGGCTTCAGCCGCGCGATGACGCCTTCGATGTGGCTTGCCGGGAATCGGTGGTTCACCGGCGCGGCGACTGCGCCCATGCGCATGAGCGCCATCAGCGCGAGTAGGATTGCCGCGCTGTTCGGCGCGACGAGCGCGACGATGTCGCCGCGCCGGGCGCCGCACGCCTCGAATGCGGCGGCGATGCGAGCGGTGTCGCCATCAAGCTCGCCGAAGCTCCAGCGCCGGTCGGCGGTGATGATGGCGGGCTGGTCGCCGAACTTCTGTGCGGCGTGGGCTACAATGTCCATGACTCGACGATTTCGATCATCTCCGGTTTCACGCGCAGGCTGTCACGCCATGCGGCGGCGGGATCGGCGAAACCGTCCGGTGCGGCGAAGGGCGTGTCGGTAAGATCATCAGCCAGAAAGCTCGCCGTGTCAAGGCCGGACGCCGCCGGGTTTGGCGAGGAGACGGCGGCCAGGAGCGCGTACATACCGAGGCTGACGCTACTCTCGAAGGCCGAGCTGAAGACCGCCTGCAAGCCCATCCGATGCGCTTTGGCCGCGATGTCGAGCGATTTTGCGATGCCGCCGATGCAGTTTGGCTTGAGCACCAGTGCGCCGAGCGGTTCGGGGCCGATCTCGTCCAGTAGCTCCGGACGCTGCCAGAGCGACTCGTCGAGCGCTGACGGCAGGCTGGTTGCGGCGTGGAACTCCGGGATCAGCGCCGCATCAGTCAGCGGCTCCTCGATGTACGAGATGCTGCCGTGCGGCAACGCTTTGCCGAACCCGACCGCCTCGTCGAAATCGAGCGACTGGTTGGCGTCGAGCCGCAGTTCGGCGTTGTTGCCGAACATGTCATGAAACGCCCGAATGCTGGCGATTGCTTCATCAAGCTGCCCTTTGCGCACCTTCAGCTTGAACGCGCGGAATCCCTCGGTGTAGCGCTTCGCCGCACGGTCGAGCACCGTCGCCGTATCTCCGGCCAGCAGCGCGTTGACGGGAATTTTCGATGCTGGAGAGAAGGCGTCAGGAAAAACTGGAATCGAGCCGGTTTCGAGAGCTTCGAGGTTGACGAGCGCCATTTCGATGCCTGTTGCCACCGACGGCGGCAGCTTCGTCTCGCCGATTAGCCGCAGCCGTTCGGCGGAAGTGTTCCGAGTGAGTCGTGAAAGTTCGGGAATGAATGCGGTGAGCACTTGCAATGCCTCGTCGAGCGATTCGGCGTGCAGGCCGGTGAGGGGGGCGATTTCGCCATATGCGGTCGCCCCCTCGCTTGTCAGGCGCAGGAGCAGCCCCTCGCGTTTTCGGAGGAGCACGCCCCTGACCGTGACCGGTGCAATAAACGGGAGTTCATACCGGCAGATGTCGGCATGAAGCAGCTTCACGGGTGTTTCGGGAACTTGCCGAAATCGGGTTTGCGCTTTTCGACGAAGGCGTTGCGGCCTTCCTGCCCCTCTTCGCTCATGTAGTAGAGCAGGGTGGCGTTGCCCGCAAGCTCCTGCAAACCGGCCTGGCCGTCGCAGTCGGCGTTCAGCGCGGCCTTCAGGCAGCGGATGGCGAGCGGCGAGTTGGCGAGGATTTCACGGCACCATTGCACGGTC
This portion of the Chlorobaculum parvum NCIB 8327 genome encodes:
- the menC gene encoding o-succinylbenzoate synthase, with protein sequence MKLLHADICRYELPFIAPVTVRGVLLRKREGLLLRLTSEGATAYGEIAPLTGLHAESLDEALQVLTAFIPELSRLTRNTSAERLRLIGETKLPPSVATGIEMALVNLEALETGSIPVFPDAFSPASKIPVNALLAGDTATVLDRAAKRYTEGFRAFKLKVRKGQLDEAIASIRAFHDMFGNNAELRLDANQSLDFDEAVGFGKALPHGSISYIEEPLTDAALIPEFHAATSLPSALDESLWQRPELLDEIGPEPLGALVLKPNCIGGIAKSLDIAAKAHRMGLQAVFSSAFESSVSLGMYALLAAVSSPNPAASGLDTASFLADDLTDTPFAAPDGFADPAAAWRDSLRVKPEMIEIVESWTL